The proteins below are encoded in one region of Ferruginibacter lapsinanis:
- a CDS encoding ATP-dependent Clp protease adaptor ClpS: MIYNNNIKLKEDFEVVTELEEYCSLIIWNDDVNTFDWVIETLIEVCGHSPEQAEQCAILIDGKGKYAVKEGSYDTLKPMCDAITERGIGATIEVIAN, from the coding sequence ATGATTTACAATAATAACATAAAGTTAAAGGAAGACTTTGAGGTGGTTACTGAACTGGAAGAGTATTGCTCTCTCATTATATGGAATGATGATGTGAATACTTTTGACTGGGTGATTGAAACATTAATTGAAGTTTGCGGCCACTCCCCTGAGCAAGCCGAACAATGTGCTATCCTGATAGATGGCAAGGGTAAATATGCAGTAAAAGAAGGCAGTTATGATACATTAAAGCCCATGTGTGATGCTATCACAGAAAGAGGTATTGGTGCTACCATTGAGGTAATTGCTAATTAA